In a genomic window of Spirosoma agri:
- a CDS encoding NIPSNAP family protein: protein MYKLYSLLTFGLLVSTALMATANPGKPSSKFYEVRIYHPTPGKYAEIVDRFRQYTTKIFEKHGMENIGYWTPTDTSRKELIYILAYPSREARDASWKAFGSDPEWKAVVAKTEANGKLVDHVDQIFMTESDISPKVKTGTKSPERTFELRTYTPAPGKLDALLSRFRDHTIKLFSKHGMTHIGYWVTQEKEGGQPKLVYILAHPSEAEGKAHFDEFRKDPNWVKVKEASEKDGSLTTKVESVYMNPTDYSPIK, encoded by the coding sequence ATGTATAAACTTTATTCGCTGCTCACCTTTGGCTTACTGGTCAGCACAGCACTGATGGCTACTGCCAACCCCGGAAAACCCAGTTCCAAGTTTTACGAGGTCAGAATTTACCACCCGACACCCGGCAAATACGCCGAAATCGTTGATCGCTTTCGTCAGTACACGACAAAGATTTTCGAGAAACACGGTATGGAAAATATCGGCTACTGGACGCCGACCGACACTTCCCGCAAAGAATTGATCTACATTCTGGCTTACCCCAGCCGTGAAGCCCGCGATGCGTCCTGGAAAGCCTTCGGCAGCGATCCGGAATGGAAAGCCGTTGTGGCGAAGACCGAAGCGAATGGTAAGCTGGTCGATCATGTTGATCAGATTTTCATGACCGAATCAGACATTTCGCCCAAGGTAAAAACCGGTACAAAATCGCCGGAACGGACGTTCGAACTGCGGACCTACACGCCAGCGCCCGGCAAGTTGGATGCTCTGCTTTCACGCTTCCGCGACCATACGATAAAGCTGTTCAGCAAACACGGTATGACGCATATCGGCTACTGGGTTACGCAGGAGAAAGAGGGTGGTCAGCCTAAGCTGGTCTATATTCTGGCGCACCCCAGCGAAGCCGAAGGTAAAGCGCACTTCGATGAATTCCGTAAAGATCCAAACTGGGTGAAGGTGAAAGAAGCGTCGGAAAAAGATGGTTCCCTGACGACAAAGGTTGAATCCGTCTACATGAACCCAACGGATTATTCACCGATTAAATAA
- a CDS encoding alpha-E domain-containing protein, which produces MLSRVANSVYWMHRYIERAENYARFMSVNFNLALDLPPNVNQQWEPLLIATADNTLFAKFYKEPTRENVIQFMTFDKRNPNSIVACLSYARENARTIREVISKEMWEHLNQFYLRVRETSPKQQWGEVQTQNFFTDIRNDTQLFYGIIDATITRNEAWHFGRLGRFLERADKTSRFLDVKYFTLLPEVEAVGSTLDLMIWSAVLKSVSAYNMHRQQYRSLTPSSIVEFLILDKMFPRAVAHCIRQAELSLYEISGNHITNGFGNSAERTLSKLRAEIEFTETADIFKTGLHQYLDSFQTRTNEIGTTIFETYFDLKPIEV; this is translated from the coding sequence ATGCTGAGCCGCGTTGCTAACTCTGTTTACTGGATGCATCGCTACATCGAACGGGCCGAAAACTATGCCCGTTTTATGAGCGTTAATTTCAATCTGGCCCTTGATTTGCCGCCTAACGTGAATCAGCAATGGGAACCGCTGCTCATCGCTACGGCCGATAACACGCTGTTTGCCAAGTTCTACAAAGAACCGACGCGTGAGAACGTCATTCAGTTCATGACCTTCGACAAGCGTAATCCAAACTCCATTGTTGCATGTTTGAGCTACGCCCGCGAGAATGCCCGGACAATCCGCGAAGTGATCTCGAAGGAAATGTGGGAGCACCTGAACCAATTCTACCTGCGCGTGCGCGAAACATCGCCCAAACAGCAGTGGGGTGAAGTGCAGACGCAAAACTTTTTCACGGACATTCGCAACGATACGCAGCTCTTTTACGGCATCATCGACGCGACGATTACCCGAAATGAAGCCTGGCATTTTGGCCGATTAGGCCGTTTTCTGGAACGTGCCGACAAAACATCCCGTTTTCTGGATGTAAAATACTTTACCCTGCTTCCCGAAGTGGAAGCCGTAGGGTCGACGCTCGATCTGATGATTTGGTCGGCTGTGCTCAAATCGGTGAGTGCTTATAACATGCACCGTCAGCAATACCGTTCGCTGACACCATCCAGCATTGTCGAGTTTCTTATTCTAGACAAGATGTTTCCCCGGGCCGTTGCGCACTGCATTCGGCAGGCTGAATTATCGCTCTACGAGATTTCGGGCAATCACATCACAAATGGCTTTGGCAACTCGGCGGAGCGAACGCTTTCTAAACTGCGTGCCGAAATTGAGTTTACCGAAACGGCCGACATCTTCAAAACGGGCTTGCACCAGTATCTTGATAGTTTTCAGACGCGTACGAATGAAATCGGAACGACGATTTTCGAAACCTATTTCGATCTGAAACCTATAGAAGTTTAG